One window from the genome of Leishmania panamensis strain MHOM/PA/94/PSC-1 chromosome 13 sequence encodes:
- the POLIB gene encoding mitochondrial DNA polymerase I protein B, putative (TriTrypDB/GeneDB-style sysID: LpmP.13.0080) — MRRRLSDSRPHVLFQSLRSTCTVQSLTKAQAALARGKAPSVDAAAEYAEFFRVPISLDSGVVRSTQEYYRNIQKLADAKQSTDAQHSSPKNGFDQSSVATFLAGYHFPTATFHIFSIAADKIVCSVDTSAGAAEMWSLADELVAHMNGKSPQLALIPVVETEQERKSLQVPLQKLTALLRSSGLQVVAHVDTLELSSALCRDPPSPGDITRNAVSGVSPTPVTLKWFQAHWAFIRTAACQAKPTDPLQTLSTYVLPRFAVYLIHLVHAGTRGLNVSLWDPVRRRRFSAKGMLSDVLACLLDTRSSQMILVPTHRTDRAALFRCRTAVMKAGHDCVVVYASEVSDRLRGCYQSDPMRYWGVMKETAGFLDADLLFNIYISAGNTLRSYQRKKLTENQSCHHLSLLTSSSDEGVESPQIVLDWVRYFTHPKRVAAEKAELRHYDKFIAIAYVATDHTVHGQPMNPVAEINHVLSACITDHANQTVEPWAIYTKRGQFCLPCLDGYDVLVTHDAKSLLLLLSGDAELHKFIQRGGRVWCVTLAEYLLEAQRCTSSSNSLHDLALRHGVQLPPLSRVGTPNDRLPFAYQRQFLRHTTPAVVKVFAGQLKRALEQCQVLSLAHRMDSLLAMTSIENAGIHIDAEEAARQTASLKSAASVLDAAMEAYVPREVPLDMRMYFDWASLQQQHAYFFGGTVTLGHRTQVRDTPLWTSNLVHLCHRFGTFTHMVGELHLQRYAAQCALPTTGPLPARIHQYIEAQGSQKLKTYRIVFFDIETTGLNPSTDAIVEVAMFDPIENSTFHTLVNPQRPISPRTVGIHHITNEMVRDAPTVDVVAKSIGQYLRLDMASYNPHEILVLVGHNVFSLDQPMLRRALECYAPECQLDGVLFCDSLALLNSHRSVLRWRLRGNRANQPLMEALASSLRLSRLITALNVRPEGDLHRADTDTKALWYVLVNILGVAGKEPTVQRDKILLEAANCFLRAPSIGCFVPAERQSRLVKVRLPGVAADYISNAKLIASLQGKVFSDAVLTSLYAHGVKPAGLLLQRQLLNRHTSTFLQPSANGRLAILHRDGRVHQHIDMTATTTSRTVSAYPSCQNIPKDDKSSVRRLFVSRFGSQGRCVEVDYSQLEIVVLAILCNDANLTHDLNHGVDFHVKRAAFFSGLPYDEIYQGYKRNVPKYVKLRRTAKQFSFQRLYGAGVPLLHKTTGIPVKDLEASIQRENEDYPGIAQFHRTIRSVALRPNNPGLPTSFIAEMPTGLRMSLRTRDVVLNLPPIKNYPIQGYGAELAQMMLGRLFRHFMRRDFYKNRAFLINFVHDSVWMDCHVDVLRECVTDTCRILGSAHEYVPKVFPGVKISVPLQVSASCGVDMCSMENIRGDDYTFVLKQRKTRSAEVQDFLDLTTAKSNFSAVMEESVASEEEATV; from the coding sequence ATGCGTCGTCGACTGAGCGACTCCCGGCCACATGTGCTGTTCCAATCACTGCGCTCGACCTGCACTGTGCAGTCACTGACGAAGGCCCAAGCAGCGCTCGCAAGAGGGAAGGCTCCGTCGGtggatgccgctgccgaatACGCAGAGTTCTTTCGCGTCCCCATCTCACTAGACTCCGGTGTCGTGCGTAGTACCCAGGAATACTACAGAAACATTCAGAAGCTGGCCGACGCTAAGCAAAGCACCGATGCGCAGCATAGCTCGCCGAAGAATGGCTTCGACCAAAGCAGCGTGGCGACTTTCCTGGCGGGGTACCACTTTCCAACAGCGACCTTTCACAtcttctccatcgccgcgGACAAAATTGTGTGTAGCGTGGACACGAGCGCGGGGGCTGCAGAGATGTGGAGTTTAGCGGATGAGCTCGTGGCCCATATGAACGGCAAATCGCCGCAGCTTGCTCTTATACCCGTTGTGGAGACGGAGCAGGAGCGGAAGAGTCTGCAGGTGCCTCTCCAAAAGCTCACGGCCTTGTTGAGGTCCAGCGGGCTGCAGGTGGTTGCTCACGTTGACACCCTCGAGCTGAGCTCCGCGCTGTGCCGCGATCCTCCGTCGCCGGGTGATATCACACGCAATGCTGTGTCTGGTGTGTCTCCGACTCCCGTGACTCTCAAATGGTTTCAGGCGCATTGGGCGTTCATCCGCACTGCGGCTTGCCAGGCAAAGCCGACGGACCCGCTGCAGACACTGAGCACGTACGTGCTGCCCCGCTTTGCCGTCTACCTTATTCACCTCGTGCATGCCGGCACTCGCGGGCTTAACGTGTCACTCTGGGATCCggtgcgtcgccgccgcttttCCGCCAAGGGCATGCTCTCTGACGTACTCGCCTGCCTGCTTGATACGCGCTCCAGCCAGATGATTTTGGTGCCCACGCACCGCACCGACCGCGCTGCGCTcttccgctgccgcaccgccgtcatGAAGGCTGGCCATGATTGCGTCGTCGTGTACGCGTCGGAGGTGAGCGACCGCCTGCGTGGCTGCTACCAGTCCGACCCAATGCGATACTGGGGCGTGATGAAGGAGACTGCAGGTTTCCTGGACGCAGATTTGCTATTCAACATCTACATATCCGCCGGCAACACACTCCGCAGTTATCAGCGCAAGAAGCTCACCGAGAACCAGTCATGCCACCACTTGAGTCTGTTGACCAGCTCCTCGGATGAGGGGGTGGAGTCCCCACAGATTGTGCTCGACTGGGTCCGCTACTTCACGCATCCCAAGCGCGTTGCAGCcgagaaggcggagctgcgccactaTGACAAGTTCATTGCCATCGCCTACGTCGCCACCGATCACACTGTGCACGGCCAGCCGATGAACCCCGTGGCGGAGATTAATCACGTGTTGAGTGCGTGCATCACCGACCACGCGAATCAGACAGTGGAGCCGTGGGCTATCTACACCAAGCGCGGACAGTTCTGCTTACCCTGTCTTGACGGATACGACGTGCTCGTCACGCACGATGCCAAGTCGttattgctgctgctgtcgggTGACGCCGAACTTCACAAGTTCATCCAACGCGGCGGCCGTGTTTGGTGCGTGACGCTAGCCGAGTATCTTCTAGAggcgcagcgatgcaccagcagcagtaacAGCCTTCACGATTTGGCCCTTCGTCAcggtgtgcagctgccgccgttgtcGCGTGTGGGTACGCCAAACGATCGTCTCCCGTTTGCCTATCAGCGGCAGTTTCTTCGTCACACAACGCCTGCGGTGGTGAAGGTGTTTGCGGGGCAGCTCAAGCGTGCACTTGAGCAGTGCCAGGTGCTGAGCCTGGCGCATCGTATGGACTCCTTGCTGGCGATGACGAGCATCGAGAATGCTGGTATCCACATCGACGCggaagaggcagcgcggcagaCGGCTTCCTTGAAGAGCGCTGCATCTGTGCTAGACGCGGCGATGGAGGCCTACGTGCCGCGCGAGGTACCACTCGACATGAGGATGTATTTTGACTGGGCGTctctgcaacagcagcacgcctACTTCTTTGGCGGTACCGTTACGCTGGGTCACCGGACCCAAGTCCGCGATACGCCTCTATGGACGTCGAATCTGGTTCATCTCTGCCACCGCTTTGGCACTTTCACCCATATGGTTGGGGAGCTACACCTGCAGCGTTACGCGGCCCAATGTGCGCTGCCCACGACAGGGCCGTTGCCTGCCCGTATCCATCAGTACATCGAGGCTCAGGGATCGCAGAAGCTGAAGACGTACCGCATTGTCTTCTTCGACATCGAGACAACAGGGCTCAACCCAAGTACGGACGCCATTGTGGAGGTGGCCATGTTCGACCCCATCGAGAACAGCACGTTTCACACACTCGTAAACCCGCAGCGCCCCATCTCGCCACGGACTGTTGGCATTCACCACATCACGAACGAAATGGTGCGCGATGCGCCGACTGTGGACGTGGTCGCAAAGAGTATCGGCCAGTACCTGCGCCTCGACATGGCGTCGTACAACCCGCATGAGATTTTGGTGCTGGTGGGTCACAACGTCTTCTCCTTGGACCAGCCGATGCTGCGCCGTGCGCTGGAGTGTTACGCGCCGGAGTGCCAGCTGGACGGCGTTCTGTTCTGTGACTCGCTGGCGTTGCTTAATTCCCACCGAAGCGTGCTGCGATGGCGCTTGCGCGGAAACCGTGCGAATCAACCCCTCATGGAGGCCCTCGCATCCTCTCTGCGCCTCAGTCGACTGATCACAGCGCTCAACGTGCGGCCGGAGGGAGACCTGCATCGCGCTGACACAGACACAAAGGCGCTCTGGTACGTGCTAGTCAACATTCTCGGCGTTGCCGGCAAAGAACCCACGGTGCAGCGTGACAAAATTTTGCTGGAGGCCGCCAACTGCTTCCTGCGCGCTCCGTCGATCGGGTGCTTTGTGCCAGCAGAGCGTCAAAGTCGCCTTGTAAAGGTGCGTCTTCCCGGCGTAGCCGCCGACTACATCAGTAACGCGAAGCTGATTGCAAGTCTGCAAGGTAAAGTCTTCTCCGACGCTGTGCTGACGTCCTTGTACGCACACGGCGTGAAGCCGGCCGgcctgctcctgcagcggcagctgctcaacCGTCACACCTCCACCTTCCTGCAACCGAGCGCAAACGGACGGCTGGCCATTCTGCATCGAGACGGTAGAGTGCACCAGCATATCGACATGACCGCCACGACAACGTCGCGCACTGTCAGTGCCTACCCAAGTTGCCAGAATATTCCCAAGGACGATAAGTCGTCTGTGCGGCGTCTCTTCGTGTCCCGCTTCGGCTCCCAAGGGCGCTGCGTCGAGGTGGACTACTCACAGCTGGAGATCGTGGTGCTGGCGATTCTGTGCAACGACGCGAACCTGACACATGACCTCAATCACGGCGTCGACTTCCACGTGAAGCGGGCAGCGTTCTTTAGCGGGCTACCGTACGACGAGATCTATCAGGGCTATAAGCGAAATGTTCCCAAGTATGTCAAGCTGCGCAGGACGGCGAAGCAGTTTTCCTTTCAGCGTCTGTACGGCGCTGGggtgccactgctgcacaAGACAACTGGCATTCCAGTAAAGGACCTTGAGGCGTCGattcagagagagaacgaggacTACCCCGGCATCGCGCAGTTTCATCGCACTATCCGGTCTGTCGCGCTTCGCCCGAACAACCCAGGGCTGCCCACCAGCTTCATTGCCGAGATGCCGACAGGGTTGCGGATGAGCCTGCGCACGCGGGATGTGGTGCTGAACCTGCCTCCTATCAAGAACTACCCAATTCAGGGCTACGGcgcggagctggcgcagATGATGCTCGGCCGGCTCTTCCGACACTTTATGCGGAGGGACTTCTACAAGAACCGCGCGTTTCTCATCAACTTTGTGCACGACTCGGTGTGGATGGATTGCCATGTCGATGTActgcgtgagtgtgtgaCAGACACGTGCCGCATTCTCGGCTCGGCTCACGAGTACGTCCCGAAGGTGTTCCCTGGGGTGAAGATCAGCGTGCCGCTGCAAGTCTCTGCGTCGTGCGGGGTAGACATGTGCTCTATGGAGAACATCAGGGGTGACGACTACACGTTTGTGTTGAAGCAGCGCAAGACGAGGTcagcggaggtgcaggaCTTTTTGGACCTGACGACGGCCAAGTCGAACTTCtcggcggtgatggaggagaGCGTCGCgtccgaggaggaggcgaccgTGTGA
- a CDS encoding ribonuclease HII, putative (TriTrypDB/GeneDB-style sysID: LpmP.13.0050) has protein sequence MAGPVGVAATLYRVSATPVRYTVGDSKRMKESARAETLEAMCAELSDAGVKGFLETTMRDGACCVVRYQQRQPLQAVSAVLVDIGVIHGRNILNATLEGMSAVCNTIVRSYNAVRGLQILTPLTCAILIDGNRVPWTFLSGEERQQVRMQAVKNVEARKRIGVDYPVLDGFGCTAVIKGDATVLSIAAASVVAKVARDAYVVTVMHRAFPHYGFDYHKGYCTAAHKMELARWGPSRFHRVDYAPVKAVLKAREAG, from the coding sequence ATGGCGGGCCCAGTGGGTGTTGCTGCTACCCTCTATCGCGTTTCCGCCACGCCTGTACGCTACACCGTGGGAGACAGCAAGAGGATGAAGGAGAGCGCTCGCGCCGAGACGCTCGAGGCAATGTGTGCGGAGCTAAGTGATGCAGGCGTCAAAGGCTTCTTGGAGACCACTATGCGGGATGGCGCGTGCTGCGTCGTGCGGTAtcagcaacggcagccgctgcaagCGGTGTCCGCGGTGCTCGTCGACATCGGGGTCATCCACGGACGCAATATCCTCAATGCTACACTAGAGGGGATGTCTGCGGTGTGCAACACCATCGTGCGCTCGTACAATGCGGTGAGGGGGCTTCAGATCCTCACTCCGCTGACCTGCGCGATTCTCATCGACGGTAATCGAGTGCCGTGGACGTTCCTGTCTGGCGAGGAGCGACAACAAGTGCGCATGCAGGCGGTGAAAAATGTTGAGGCTCGTAAGCGGATAGGCGTCGACTACCCTGTCTTGGATGGGTTCGGCTGCACAGCCGTGATCAAGGGCGATGCGACGGTACTGTCCATCGCGGCTGCATCGGTTGTAGCCAAGGTGGCGAGGGATGCATATGTGGTGACCGTCATGCATCGCGCGTTCCCCCACTACGGCTTTGACTACCACAAAGGTTACTGCACCGCGGCGCACAAGATGGAGCTTGCAAGGTGGGGTCCCAGCCGTTTTCACCGCGTCGACTACGCGCCTGTAAAAGCCGTCTtgaaggcgagagaggcggggtAA
- a CDS encoding hypothetical protein (TriTrypDB/GeneDB-style sysID: LpmP.13.0030): MMDPRNKQLPRVVEVSGDQRNRVQRLYEAIEHLSRRCRHLENTNERRSVVIDDLRARVARLEELFGKSQGEMAYAQQQLEFVVMGLESQHGIVSDHTEQLRLFADESTHRGCATVQGSAQRSLLLLIGNWLYTPVVHFAKGMYTILSPIITTAQSLSLLNSDVLHRNSSNRLRWGAARKGDLLAMLQRGALDPDSAANRK; encoded by the coding sequence ATGATGGACCCCCGCAACAAGCAGCTCCCGCGTGTTGTGGAGGTGTCAGGGGATCAGCGTAATCGAGTCCAGCGCCTTTACGAAGCAATTGAGCATCTCTCGCGGCGGTGTCGTCATCTCGAAAACACAAACGAGCGGAGGTCTGTCGTTATCGACGACCTTCGCGCACGCGTCGCCCGCCTGGAGGAGCTTTTTGGCAAGAGCCAGGGCGAGATGGCCTacgctcagcagcagctggaatTTGTTGTGATGGGCTTAGAGAGTCAGCATGGCATCGTTTCTGATCACACAGAGCAActgcgcctcttcgccgACGAGTCCACTCATCGCGGCTGTGCAACAGTGCAAGGTAGCGCGCAACGctcgctcctgctgctcatcgGCAATTGGCTCTACACACCTGTGGTGCACTTCGCCAAGGGCATGTACACCATCTTATCCCccatcatcaccaccgcGCAGTCGCTTTCTCTGCTGAACTCCGACGTGCTCCACCGCAACTCCAGCAACCGCCTTCGCTGGGGCGCAGCGAGGAAGGGCGACTTACTCGCTatgctgcagcgtggcgcGCTGGACCCCGACTCGGCTGCTAACCGAAAGTGA
- a CDS encoding hypothetical protein (TriTrypDB/GeneDB-style sysID: LpmP.13.0060) — protein MSHSCAQGGPSASSTLSATTTTPTADIVCELSPVQPGRSHDTTTRVEERLLRYGAVYQERLREAQRHKRISEEAALKAIVRLPSPALQRRLFVPTLSLHASAEAARQHRAERQSVLLSEKATPHTCQPAILPVSREMAAAERKRNGWMRLPVGDVLMERHKRVEGHLEEKRQEEVARFSFKPSISARARIIKSSRPVVERLYSGARGTGAGTTAFADVTNLPSTSSAKPKTASAATYQRLYKDAVTRRAHDQEQENLAHVRSKNEFCPRTDTVSGLIAAQRGDTTHERLLRPKAALDRARHVCPEETFAPHINTSSRFERASLSARTAMWQRRRNERLHHALVERAEAEMRGCTFHPNTLHGPSALPQSRAREPTDGCTSSPASIIGSAEELLSRVDLEPFAPLPECDRCAPLFSDDDALPETALADILAVLEEAEYISEALRLHPKTRLDVDQSLPTSL, from the coding sequence ATGTCCCATTCATGCGCACAGGGCGGTCCGTCCGCGTCTTCTACCTTGAgcgctaccaccaccacacctaCTGCTGATATTGTCTGCGAGCTGTCTCCTGTGCAGCCGGGCCGTTCACATGACACAACCACCCGCGTGGAGGAACGACTGCTGCGGTACGGCGCAGTGTACCAGGAGAGGCTGCGGgaggcacagaggcacaAGCGCATCTCCGAAGAGGCTGCCTTGAAGGCTATTGTGCGACTGCCGTCACCTGCACTTCAGCGGCGCCTTTTCGTTCCCACACTCTCCCTTCATGCGTCTGCCGAGGCTGCCCGTCAACATCGAGCTGAGCGCCAATCCGTCCTTCTGTCGGAGAAGGCAACGCCACACACGTGCCAGCCAGCCATCCTGCCCGTCTCACGTGAGATGGCAGCCGCGGAGCGGAAGCGGAACGGCTGGATGCGGCTGCCTGTCGGCGATGTGCTGATGGAGCGCCACAAGCGCGTGGAGGGGCATCTCGAAGAAAAGCGCCAGGAGGAGGTAGCGAGATTTTCTTTCAAGCCCTCGATCTCTGCCCGTGCACGCATCATAAAGTCCAGCCGACCCGTTGTCGAGCGACTCTACAGTGGTGCCCGAGGTACAGGGGCAGGCACCACAGCTTTCGCTGATGTGACCAACCTGCCcagcacgagcagcgcaAAGCCCAAAACGGCGTCCGCAGCGACATACCAGCGTCTTTACAAAGACGCGGTGACCCGACGCGCTCATGACCAAGAACAGGAGAACCTGGCGCATGTGCGATCGAAAAACGAGTTCTGCCCCCGCACCGACACCGTCAGCGGCCTCATCGCGGCACAGCGAGGCGATACCACTCACGAGCGACTCCTGCGTCCGAAGGCAGCGTTGGATCGGGCGCGCCACGTATGCCCGGAGGAGACGTTTGCGCCGCACATCAACACATCGTCCCGCTTTGAGCGGGCCTCACTGTCCGCCCGCACCGCGATgtggcagcgacgtcgcAACGAGCGGCTGCACCACGCCCTAGTGGAGCGGGCTGAGGCTGAGATGCGGGGGTGTACTTTTCATCCTAACACGCTGCATGGACCTTCGGCATTGCCGCAGTCTCGTGCGCGCGAACCGACCGACGGCTGTACGAGCTCCCCCGCAAGCATCATTGGTTCCGCTGAGGAATTGCTGAGCCGCGTCGACCTCGAGCCGtttgcgccgctgccggagtGCGACCGCTGTGCTCCCCTATTCTCTGATGACGACGCATTACCGGAGACCGCTCTAGCCGACATCCTGGCGGTGCTTGAGGAGGCCGAGTACATCTCTGAGGCACTGCGCCTCCACCCTAAAACACGCTTAGACGTAGACCAATCGCTGCCCACCTCCCTCTGA
- a CDS encoding cis-prenyltransferase-like protein (TriTrypDB/GeneDB-style sysID: LpmP.13.0020): MHTLLVGTRPQLRHRAIPAQRGALSTLNDSNDILALRTACGTFGVVCLSVLVFSFLGYIALALPKLYARRGAPRVAKTDIVNQSPHASHNVRHLGIIMDGNRRYGRRHGTATRDPDVPALRQIREEMCSVPEFTVTDSAIRQSRWLSTCYKRFVAAIQHTSLDGHRVGGEKLLEVINFCMEARISIMTVYAFSTDNWNRPAAEVDALMLLFFFFFDRIQKVALDRHIFVRFISTEPCRLPPRVVEFMRSVEGETRAVQPRRLVLNICVSYSGQSEVVAACNRLLARRLRDSTDPAAAAIGTEVTKADLDQEMLRSITQDEHEAEDAQIFGGDVSVEPELILRTSGEQRMSNFLLYECAYSEFVFLNKTWPEVTQEDIQQALSDFACRDKRRGL, translated from the coding sequence atgcacacactgTTAGTGGGGACTCGCCCACAGCTGCGACACAGGGCTATTCCAGCACAGCGAGGCGCATTATCGACCTTGAATGACAGCAACGACATCTTAGCTCTCCGCACGGCCTGCGGCACGTTCGGAgttgtgtgcctctccgtgctcgttttctcctttctcggGTACATAGCGCTCGCCTTACCAAAGCTGTACGCGCGAAGAGGCGCACCACGGGTGGCTAAGACAGACATTGTGAACCAATCGCCCCACGCTTCTCACAATGTTCGCCACCTCGGCATCATAATGGATGGCAACAGGCGCTACGGCAGGCGCCACGGCACGGCAACTAGAGACCCAGACGTACCGGCGCTGCGACAAATACGCGAGGAGATGTGCAGCGTCCCAGAGTTCACTGTCACCGATAGTGCGATCAGGCAGTCGCGGTGGCTGTCGACCTGCTACAAGCGCTTTGTAGCAGCCATTCAGCATACCTCTCTTGACGGCCACCGCGTCGGTggagagaagctgctggaggtaATCAACTTCTGCATGGAGGCACGCATCAGTATCATGACGGTTTACGCCTTCTCTACGGACAACTGGAACCGGCCCGCCGCGGAGGTGGACGCGCTCAtgttgctctttttcttcttcttcgaccGCATCCAGAAGGTGGCACTGGATCGGCACATCTTTGTGCGTTTTATCTCTACCGAGCCGTGCCGCCTTCCGCCTCGCGTGGTGGAGTTCATGAGGAGTGTGGAGGGTGAGACGCGAGCAGTGCAGCCCCGGCGACTTGTGCTGAACATTTGCGTGAGCTACAGCGGTCAGTCGGAGGTCGTCGCGGCGTGCAATCGCCTCCTCGCCCGCCGCCTCCGAGACAGCACCGatcccgccgccgccgccattgGAACAGAAGTGACGAAGGCCGACTTGGACCAGGAGATGCTGCGGAGCATCACGCAGGACGAGCACGAGGCGGAAGACGCGCAGATCTTCGGCGGCGACGTCTCTGTAGAGCCGGAGCTCATTCTTCGCACCagtggagagcagcgcatGAGTAACTTCCTCCTCTACGAGTGCGCCTACTCCGAGTTTGTGTTCCTGAACAAGACGTGGCCGGAGGTGACACAGGAGGACATTCAACAGGCCCTCTCCGATTTCGCCTGCCGCGACAAGCGGAGGGGGCTCTGA
- a CDS encoding hypothetical protein (TriTrypDB/GeneDB-style sysID: LpmP.13.0040) has product MPVQTQTQRGPRVTSTGVSTGKNDHMSATKVLTVKAMAASMEHFLDAQEAALERMLDSCRSDASQAPSLWRFSDAAAAAQLQQNVLRATGSNYHTVNLPTDDTAADDRRGTSQTHRASVMAELFKQEKASRHALAAGQWVTREAESLRRTAELEADKLCLAQARNQLLRGRLVKLTRERRKGTRHVALSHDGSSADVVGCKRVPIFPIDSTPNGHRYTNDIVEARRQLDLCTKELEESQLRLHQLQEYHLGQLSGHLRPMVTANDALRTTENFLDPDTSMAVRATVVNALLEVNGALKPLPVQENSPQSLDAALPCLDNVTTLWDRLAVQNFVVGRINRLFTCMCPTAPPLTLLKDTCMM; this is encoded by the coding sequence ATGCCAGTACAGACTCAAACACAACGGGGCCCGCGTGTCACCAGCACCGGAGTATCCACTGGGAAGAATGACCACATGAGTGCCACCAAAGTGTTGACAGTGAAGGCCATGGCGGCTTCGATGGAGCACTTCCTTGATGCTCAAGAAGCTGCCCTTGAGCGAATGTTGGACTCATGTAGGAGTGACGCGAGTCAGGCCCCGTCTCTGTGGCGTTTCAgcgatgcggctgcagcagcccagCTTCAGCAGAACGTACTGCGTGCTACAGGCTCAAATTATCACACTGTCAATCTCCCCACAGACGACACAGCGGCAGATGATAGACGAGGCACGAGCCAGACTCACCGCGCAAGCGTCATGGCAGAGCTGTTCAAGCAAGAAAAGGCCTCGCGGCACGCGCTCGCGGCAGGTCAGTGGGTGACCAGGGAAGCAGAGTCTCTGCGGCGCACCGCTGAGCTTGAGGCGGATAAGCTCTGCCTTGCCCAGGCCCGGAACCAACTTCTGCGAGGACGTCTCGTCAAACTTACCCGCGAGCGCCGCAAAGGAACACGTCACGTGGCGCTGAGTCACGATGGGAGTAGTGCTGATGTCGTGGGGTGTAAGCGAGTACCAATTTTCCCGATTGATTCAACACCTAATGGTCATCGATACACGAACGACATCGTCGAGGCCAGGCGCCAGCTCGACCTGTGCACaaaggagctggaggagagcCAGCTGCGTCTACATCAGTTGCAGGAGTATCACTTGGGCCAGCTTAGTGGACACCTTCGACCTATGGTGACGGCAAAcgatgcgctgcgcaccaccgaGAACTTCCTCGACCCAGACACCAGCATGGCGGTGCGTGCCACCGTGGTCAACGCCTTATTGGAGGTGAACGGCGCCCTgaagccgctgccggtgcaggAGAACAGCCCACAGAGCCTGGACGCTGCTTTGCCGTGCCTGGACAACGTCACAACATTATGGGATAGGTTGGCAGTACAAAACTTCGTTGTGGGGCGCATCAACCGTCTCTTCACCTGCATGTGCCCtacagcaccaccgctgacgctgctgaaggacACGTGTATGATGTAA